Proteins from one Impatiens glandulifera chromosome 2, dImpGla2.1, whole genome shotgun sequence genomic window:
- the LOC124925280 gene encoding uncharacterized protein LOC124925280: MTNDESFLNDFFNESDDEDIIEILALSRERKKQNTHGESSRKSRRYIDRDTLEGHNRLFKDYFATLPVYSSQMFHRRFRMSRELFMRIQSRVEAHEPYFQQKRNSVGKLGLSSLQKITATLQMLSYGITTDFIDEYIRIGETTVIKSLRCFVQSIIDIFGPVYLRKLKRILQDYLKLVKFVAFQECWVA; encoded by the coding sequence ATGACTAATGACGAGAGTtttctaaatgatttttttaatgaaagcGATGATGAagatataattgaaattctAGCCTTGAGCCGTGAAAGGAAAAAGCAAAACACACATGGTGAAAGCTCAAGGAAATCACGAAGATATATTGATCGGGACACACTAGAAGGGCATAATCGCTTATTCAAAGATTATTTTGCAACTCTACCAGTTTATTCATCTCAAATGTTTCATAGGAGATTTCGAATGAGTCGTGAACTATTTATGAGAATTCAATCTAGAGTGGAAGCACACGAGCCTTACTTTCAACAAAAAAGGAATTCTGTTGGCAAATTAGGTTTATCATCACTTCAGAAAATCACTGCAACATTACAAATGTTGTCTTATGGGATAACAACAGATTTCATTGATGAGTACATACGTATTGGAGAAACCACAGTTATAAAAAGTCTAAGGTGTTTTGTTCAATCAATCATTGATATTTTTGGTCCTGTCTATCTACGAAAACTAAAGAGGATATTACAAGATTACTTAAAATTGGTGAAGTTCGTGGCTTTCCAAGAATGTTGGGTAGCATAG